The genomic segment CGATGCCATCACCGTGGCCGACCCGCAGTGGGGCGACCGGGCGTACCGCGGGAGCCAGTATGGGGCCTTCCTGTGCTTTCCCAACCCGCTGTGCGACTTCCGGCAGTACCTGGTGGTATGTCGCGGCCAGTGGGCGACCAAACCCAACGGTTCGGCCCGGCAGGGGCTGGAGTACGACCTGGAGAAGTTGCCGTGGGCGTATTCTGACTACGTGGTCTTCGACACGGATCAGCGCGAGCTGCCGCATGTGCTGAATGTCAACAACAAGCCGCCGGTCACGTGCTATGAGGCCGGCTACTTCGTCGAGGCGGGGTACTTCGACCAGGACTGGCAACCCTATCGCGCGGCGACGCTGGACCGGGTGCGGGCCCAGGGCCTGCCGACCCGCCTGGTACATGTCGAGCAACTGCGCCCCTCGGCCGCCGGGTTGCAGGTGCTGATCGCGGATGCCTCGGGGGCGCTGGTGCCCCAGGCGCGGGTGACGGTGAGCGGCTTCGGGAGCCCGCCGGTGACCTCCTCGGCGGTCACGGATGGCGCCGGCCTGGCCACGTTCCCGGTGCTCGCCGCTGGCACGCCTGCCAGCGTCGTCAACGTCATGGCGACCGGCGCGGAGTATGACTGGCAGGCCGACCGCGTGTCGGCCACCGGACAGGGCGGGATCGGGCTGGCGGCTCGCGCCGCTGCACCCGATGAGAACGGCCGCGCCCGGGTGACGCTCGATCTGAACAGCGACCACCCCGAGCGCGTGTCGGCGCGGCTGCTCGTCCCCGTGGGGGAGGTGGACCAGCCCGTCCGCGAGGTCGCGCTGGCGGAGGGGCAGGGGTCCTCGGTCGCCCTGGAGTGGCGGCTGCCCGGTGTCCCGGCCGGGACATACCGGGCTCTGGCAGAGGTGACATCCAGCCGGCGGCCGGTGCGCTTCTCGCGGCCGGTCTTCGTCACGGTCGGCTTGTGGGCGGACAGCCCGCTGCGGGTGACGGAGCTTGTTCCGACCGACATCGGGCTGGGGGCGGCATGGCAGGTTGCCGTGCGTGTCACCAACTTCGGGACCACACCCGAGACGGTCACAGTGCGCCTCGCGCTGCCGACCGACCGGTGCTACCCCGAGCCGCAGTCGGTGACGCTCGAACCGGGGAAAGAGACGACAGTCACGTTCAAGCAAGCGCCGGGCACGCCACCGCTGGAGCAGGGCCTGCACCCGGTGCGGGCGTATGTGCAGGGGCATCGCGGCGCTGTTGCCTATGCTGAGTTTACGGTGAAATAGGAGCACGATGATGACTCGCCTTCTGGGCCTGCTGGCCGCCCTCACGACAGTCCTGCCGGTTGCCGCCGAGGTTGTGCAGCTCTCGCGACCGGGCGAGATGGTGATGACGCTGCAGCCCGGCAGCGCCCGGGCGCTGGTGCGGGAGACGCGCACGCTGCAGCTTCCCGCGGGCGACAGTGCCGTCGGCTTCTCGTGGAACAAGGCCAACGTGGACCCCTCGTCGGTCACGCTGGCGCTGGAGCGCGGCACGGTGGGTGAAGCGTCGCGCGCCCCGGGGCAGGACCGGGCCCTGGTGTGGCAGGTGAACATGCCCCAGGCCGGCGCGACCGCGGCGGTGGTGAGCTATCTGCTGGACGGCGCCAAGTGGCAACCGAGCTATGTGCTGACCCTCAACCCCGCGGCCGGGAAGGCCGTCCTGGAGGGCAGCGTGCGGCTGACCAATGAGACCGGCGTGGCCCTGCAGCAGGTGTCCCTGCAGATGGGCGCGCCGGGGACGACCCTGGCCGACCGTCCCGAGGGCCCACAGAAGTCGGCCCGGCCCTTCGCGGCCAGCGCGACCATCGAGCCCGGCGCCACCGCCGTCGTGACCTTCACCGTCATCCCTGACATCCCCGCTACCGTCCGGTACGTGTATCAGTCTGACCGCTCGGGCAACATCGAGCAGGTCCTGCGCCTGGGGCTGGACCAGGTCGGCGTGCCCGCCATCGCTCTGCCTGACGGGCCCATGCTGATCCAGCAGGCCGGCGAGCCGCCCGTGCCGGTCTTCAAGACCCAGCTAGACCTGCAGCCGGACAAGGAGTTCGAGGTGTCCATGGGGACGGAGCCGGACATCGTGGTGGAGCGCCGCCTGGTCTCCAGCCGGCGGGGCAACTTCGACGTGGACCGCTTCGGCCGCATCACCGGCGTGGACACCACGGAGGAGTACCTGCTCACCGTCCGCAACCACCTCGGCCGAGACGTCACCGTGGACGTGGTCGAGACCGTGCTCTCGACGTGGGACCTCAAAGCGCCCGACCCCGCCCGGCGCGAGACAAGCTGGGTGCAGTGGGCCCTGCCGGCGCTGGCCGGCCAGGCGGCGGAACTGCGCTTCTCGCTGGTGAAGCACGCGGGCACCCGGGCGAAGAAGTAGACGCCCGTCGCCCCGTGAAGCCCCTGCAGGACGATCCTGCGCTCATGTCGAATGTCAGTGGACTGCCACGATGGAGGCTTGATGATGCGCCGCTGTCTGCTTGTATTGCTCCCGCTTGCTCTAGCTGCTCCGCTCTGCGCCGCCCCCCTGGTCTTTGAGGCTGAGAAGGTCTCCGGCCCGGCCGAGGCCTGGGGAGAGAACATCACCCCCACGACCAAGTGGAACCTGTGGAGCAAGGATAGCGACGCCGACAAGAAGTGGTCCGGCGGCGTGGTCCTGCAGTCCCCGCAGGTCATGGCCGACCGCGAGAAGCCCGAGGATGGCGCGCCGGTGCTGCACACCGTCCTGACTGACATCCCCAAGGGCACCTACATCATCGACATCAAGTTCGGCCGCGACCTGGGCGTCTCCCTCGACGGCAAGGAGTGGAAGCGGCTGTCGGCGCTGGGCGGGCGCCTGGGCAAGTTCGAGATCGACGGGACGTTCGAGTGGTGGGTGGACGACCGCTACGCCGATCGCAACAGCCCCGGCTTCGGCTACTACGACTACATCACCCTGACCCCGACCCAACCGGAAGTCATGGGTGTGGCCAACGGCGGCTTCGAGTTCGGCAAGAGCCTCGACGACAGCGCCTGGGCCTGGTGGTCGCGTGAGAACGTGGGCAGCGCTGAACTCGTCGCTGAGGGGAAGACAGGCCGTGCCGTGAAGATCATCCACACCGGCGAGAAGGACTTCGCCCTGACGAACGCCGGCCGCCTGAAGGTCAACCCCGGGGAAGCCTACCTCGCGACCGCCTGGATGAAGTGCCAGGACACCGCCTCCGCCAACCTGGACATCGTCTCGGTGGGCGGCGGGAGGGTGCTGTCGTGGAGCCTGGCGTCCGACGGCGTCTGGGGCACCAGCGACTGGAGAAAGCTCGCGGCCAAGACCTTCATTCCGGCCGGGTGTGACGAGATCTACCTGCGCGTCACCGGTCGCGGCGCCGTCACGGTGTGGGTGGACGATGTGGCCATCCAGAAGCTGAACGAGCAGCCGCCCGTCGCCAAGCCCAAGACCAAGGTGACGGGCTGGGCCAAGACCCGCGTCACCGAGAAGCTGGACCGGGGCCTCGTGGCCATGCCGGTCGAGGGCGGCAAGGTCTACCTCGGCTGGCGGCTGCTGAAGACCGACCCCGAGAGCATCGCCTTCAACGTCTACCGCGGCACCGGGCGCATGCTGCCGGTCAGGCTCAACGACAAGCCGCTGACGCAGACCACCGACTTCGTGGACGAGAAGCCGCCGCTGGACAAGGACAACATGTGGTACGTCAAGCCCGTCATCGGCGGCAAGGAGGGGCCGGCGTCCGGAACGGTCATGCTGCCCCCGAACCCCGAGGTCAAACCATACGTGTCCTTCAAGCTGCAGGGCGACTACACGTTCCAGAAGGTCGGGCTGGGGGACCTGAACGGCGATGGCAAGCTCGACTATGTCATCAAGCAGCCGCAGGACAACATTGACCCCGCCGACTCCTACTGGTACAAGAGCCCCGACACCTACAAGCTGGAAGCGTATCTGAACGACGGCACCTTCCTGTGGCGCTACGACCTGGGCTGGAACATCGAGCGCGGCATCTGGTACTCCCCCTACGTCGTGTGGGACTTCGACGGCGACGGCAAGGCTGAGGTCGCCGCCAAGACCAGCGAGGGCGACGACCGAGCCCCCGATGGCCGCGTGCTCGGCGGGCCGGAATATGTCGCCATCATTGACGGCATGACCGGCAAGGAGAAGACGCGCCTGCCCTGGCCGAGCCGCAAGGACTTCGGTGGCGGCCTTTCCGGCTACAACCTCGCCTCCCGGAACCAGCTCGGCGTGGCCTACCTGGACGGCAAGACCCCGTGCCTGATCGTCGCACGCGGCACCTACACCGTCATGCGCGCCATCGCGTATCAGTACCAGAAGGGCAAGCTGCAGGAACTGTGGGCCTGGGACAACCGCGAGGAGACTGGCGGGGGCAACTGGCGCGGCCAGGGCGCCCACTGGATGCACTGCGGCGATGTGGACGGCGACGGCCGCGAGGAGGTCCTCCTGGGGTCGTGTCTCGTGGACGACGACGGCAAGGGCGTCTGGACAACCGGTCTGGGCCACCCGGACCGCTGCTTCCTGACCGACGTGGATCCCACCCGCCCCGGGCTGGAGATCTTCTACCATATCGAGCCGCGGCAGAAGGAGAACGGCCTGTGTGTGGTGGACGCCAAGACCGGGGAGATCGTCTGGGGCCTCAAGGAACAGACCTACCATGTCGGCTCCGGCAACTGCGCGGACATTGACCCGCTGCACCTCGGCCAGGAAGTCTGGGCCTGCGAGGATGGCAAGGGCGATCCGAAGCAGGAGAACTACAAGGGCAATCCACCCAAGTGGCTGCTGACGGCCCAGGGCGAGGTCCTGGCGCGCGATGAGAAGGTCCCGTCAGTCGAGACCGTCTACTGGGACGCCGACGGCCTCAAGGAACTCGTGGGGGGTGGCCGCATCTACAAGTACCTCGGCGGCGGAACCGTCGCCCAGGGCCTCGAAGGCGGTCGCTCCTTCTGGGCCGACATCATCGGCGACTGGCGCGAGGAACTCGTCACCACCGTGAAGGGTGAGTTCCGCATCTACACCACCACCATCCCCGCCTCCGACCGCCATGTCTGCCTGCTGCAGGACCCGATCTACCGCGCGGACGTGGCGCACCTGGCCATGGGCTACCATCAGAATCCGGTGCTGGGGTACTACCTGAGGCAGCTCAGCCCGACCATGTGGCCGTCCGCCTCCGCCTCGACCATCGTCGTCGGCCAGCCCGTGCCGGCGAAGATCACGCTCGCGGCCCCGGCCGAGCAGGCCGTCGCCGGCAAGCTCACGCTCACGCCCGACCCGCTCGTCACCGTCTCCCCGGCGACGATTGACCTGAGCGCCGCGCCCGGCCAGACCACCGAGGCCGCCTTCACAGTCACGCTCAAGGAAGCCCCGCCGCTGCTGTACGGCGGCAAGACGGCCAACGTGAACGCCGAGTTCATCGGCGCGACCCCCGGAACGCCGCCCCTGCGCACGGTCCTGGCCCTGAAGGTGGAGGAGAAGCCGCTGCAGGGCGTACCCATGGCCCAGGCCGAGGACTTCAGCGACCAGAGCGGTGGCCAGGTACAGCTCCGCACCGACAAGCTCGGCGCGGTGGGCAAGGCCATCTCGCACTGGGACACCGCCGGACACATGCTGCAGTGGAAGATCAGCGTGCCGCAGGCGGGCAAGTACTGGG from the bacterium genome contains:
- a CDS encoding DUF4139 domain-containing protein, coding for MTRLLGLLAALTTVLPVAAEVVQLSRPGEMVMTLQPGSARALVRETRTLQLPAGDSAVGFSWNKANVDPSSVTLALERGTVGEASRAPGQDRALVWQVNMPQAGATAAVVSYLLDGAKWQPSYVLTLNPAAGKAVLEGSVRLTNETGVALQQVSLQMGAPGTTLADRPEGPQKSARPFAASATIEPGATAVVTFTVIPDIPATVRYVYQSDRSGNIEQVLRLGLDQVGVPAIALPDGPMLIQQAGEPPVPVFKTQLDLQPDKEFEVSMGTEPDIVVERRLVSSRRGNFDVDRFGRITGVDTTEEYLLTVRNHLGRDVTVDVVETVLSTWDLKAPDPARRETSWVQWALPALAGQAAELRFSLVKHAGTRAKK